In Devosia litorisediminis, one genomic interval encodes:
- a CDS encoding NrsF family protein, with translation MTDELIDRLSSDLKPVRHNALPRLVVGAVMASGVVAAIAMLAWLGTRADIATAPGTMIFWTKFGYTLALAVLGGVATLALSRPDGAIRWPWLAAPLLLLGVFIAAIVQLAGAEPDEMMPLVIGGTSLVCPWRIVALSVPVLVALLMALRRLAPANPTLAGLAAGLFAGGTGAWIYSFACGENGVMFLALWYTLGIAVVAGLGALLGRFLLRW, from the coding sequence ATGACTGACGAGCTGATCGACCGCCTCTCGAGCGACCTCAAGCCCGTCCGGCACAACGCCCTGCCCCGTCTTGTCGTGGGTGCCGTCATGGCCAGTGGCGTGGTGGCGGCCATCGCCATGCTCGCCTGGTTGGGCACCCGAGCCGATATCGCCACGGCACCGGGCACAATGATCTTCTGGACCAAGTTCGGCTATACGCTGGCCCTGGCTGTGCTGGGTGGCGTGGCAACGCTCGCATTGTCGCGCCCCGATGGCGCCATTCGCTGGCCTTGGCTGGCCGCCCCGCTGCTGCTGCTGGGCGTCTTCATTGCCGCCATCGTGCAACTGGCGGGCGCCGAGCCCGACGAAATGATGCCGCTGGTGATCGGCGGCACCTCGCTGGTCTGCCCCTGGCGCATTGTCGCGCTGTCAGTGCCCGTGCTTGTCGCCCTGCTGATGGCCCTGCGCCGCCTCGCGCCTGCCAACCCGACACTGGCCGGTCTGGCCGCTGGCCTGTTTGCTGGCGGCACCGGCGCGTGGATCTATTCCTTCGCCTGCGGCGAGAACGGCGTGATGTTCCTGGCCCTCTGGTACACGCTGGGCATTGCCGTGGTGGCCGGTCTGGGTGCGCTGCTCGGCCGTTTCCTGCTGCGCTGGTAG
- a CDS encoding sigma-70 family RNA polymerase sigma factor, producing the protein MQTDPTETRLRELMLASLDGDAAAYRALLADLGRHLRPYFTRRLTPAFASHAEDLVQETLLAIHTRRMTYDRTRPFTAWLHAVAHHKFVDHVRRQSIRLTVPLEDDAPIFAHDDHADATAKRDLDVVLDAVPERTSDLIRRTRVQGATIAEAAAHHGITETAAKVSIHRGLKSLVSRFSGGEK; encoded by the coding sequence ATGCAGACTGATCCGACCGAGACGCGTTTGCGAGAACTGATGCTCGCATCGCTGGACGGCGACGCGGCGGCATATCGCGCGCTGCTGGCCGATCTTGGCCGCCACCTGCGTCCCTATTTCACCCGGCGGCTCACCCCCGCTTTCGCCTCGCACGCGGAGGATCTCGTGCAAGAAACACTGCTCGCTATCCATACCCGCCGCATGACCTATGACCGCACCCGTCCGTTCACCGCCTGGCTGCATGCCGTGGCGCACCACAAATTTGTCGATCACGTGCGCCGCCAGTCCATCCGGCTGACCGTACCGCTTGAGGACGATGCCCCCATTTTTGCCCATGATGACCATGCCGATGCGACCGCCAAACGCGATCTTGACGTCGTGCTCGACGCCGTGCCCGAGCGCACCAGCGACCTCATTCGCCGCACGCGGGTGCAAGGCGCCACCATTGCCGAAGCCGCCGCGCATCATGGCATTACCGAAACGGCCGCCAAGGTCTCCATCCACCGCGGCCTCAAATCGCTGGTTTCCCGGTTTTCGGGAGGCGAGAAATGA
- a CDS encoding cytochrome b/b6 domain-containing protein: MADTTDEPAAKGPLIYRQSIWTRGTHWIWAICLFFLLLSGLQIFNAHPTLYIGQQSGFAFDNAILDIGAVNTPEGPRGRTTVFGREFDTTGVLGMSGTAERPAFVGFPGAVTIPSFRDLATGRVVHFFFAWVFVATMFVWFLASFINGHIKRDILVRPRDLAAVPRDVADHATLKFKHGRTYGPLQRISYFGVFFILFPLIVLTGLTMSPTMDAGWPWLLDIFGGRQTARTIHFGVMVLLVTFFIVHIIMVVAAGPINELRSMITGWYRASPGTPGSEGDKP; encoded by the coding sequence ATGGCTGACACAACAGACGAGCCGGCTGCCAAAGGGCCGCTGATCTATCGCCAGTCGATCTGGACCCGGGGTACGCACTGGATCTGGGCAATCTGCCTGTTTTTCCTGCTGCTGAGCGGGCTGCAGATCTTCAACGCACATCCCACGCTCTATATCGGGCAGCAATCGGGCTTTGCGTTCGACAATGCCATTCTTGATATCGGAGCGGTCAATACGCCCGAGGGGCCGCGCGGACGGACCACTGTGTTCGGCCGCGAGTTTGACACCACCGGCGTGCTGGGCATGAGCGGCACGGCCGAGCGTCCGGCCTTTGTCGGCTTTCCCGGTGCGGTGACGATACCTTCGTTCCGCGATCTGGCGACCGGACGCGTGGTGCATTTCTTTTTTGCCTGGGTGTTCGTGGCGACGATGTTCGTGTGGTTCCTGGCCAGCTTCATCAACGGCCATATCAAGCGCGATATTCTGGTGCGGCCGCGCGATCTGGCCGCGGTGCCGCGCGATGTGGCCGACCACGCCACACTCAAATTCAAACATGGGCGAACATACGGCCCGCTGCAGCGTATTTCGTATTTCGGGGTGTTCTTCATCCTGTTCCCGCTGATCGTGCTGACCGGGCTGACGATGAGTCCCACCATGGATGCTGGATGGCCCTGGCTGCTGGATATCTTCGGGGGGCGGCAGACAGCCCGCACCATCCATTTCGGCGTGATGGTGCTGCTGGTGACGTTTTTTATCGTGCATATCATCATGGTTGTGGCCGCCGGGCCGATCAACGAGCTGCGCTCGATGATCACCGGCTGGTATCGCGCCAGCCCGGGGACACCGGGAAGTGAAGGAGACAAGCCATGA
- a CDS encoding molybdopterin-dependent oxidoreductase, with the protein MSGIITRRNFLRGTAVAGSGLVLAGCNQFDFLGSKENQVRQVMEQANVLTYNVQRALVGDQALAREYSASEIRQGQRPNGSTDPTTAEYRFLRAQDFANYKLKITGMVEQPLEFTLDELRNMPARSQITRHDCVEGWSCIAKWTGTQLGPILDMARVKSGARFAVYHCFDNIQRTLTGDILYYESSDLVDAYHPQTILSYGLNDQVLPVANGAPIRLRIERALGYKQPKYLHTIELVDDLSSFGKGKGGYWPDVGYDWYGGI; encoded by the coding sequence ATGAGCGGCATCATCACGCGGCGTAACTTCCTGCGCGGCACGGCTGTGGCCGGGTCGGGGCTGGTTCTGGCTGGCTGTAACCAGTTCGACTTTCTGGGCTCCAAGGAGAACCAGGTGCGCCAGGTGATGGAGCAGGCCAATGTGCTCACCTATAACGTGCAGCGGGCCTTGGTCGGGGATCAGGCGCTGGCGCGCGAATATTCGGCCAGCGAAATCCGGCAGGGTCAGCGGCCCAACGGGTCCACTGATCCGACCACGGCGGAATACCGGTTCCTGCGGGCGCAGGATTTTGCCAATTACAAGCTCAAGATCACCGGGATGGTGGAGCAGCCGCTCGAGTTCACACTGGATGAATTGCGCAACATGCCGGCGCGCAGCCAGATTACCCGACATGACTGCGTGGAAGGCTGGAGCTGCATTGCCAAATGGACCGGCACCCAACTCGGCCCGATCCTGGACATGGCGCGGGTAAAATCGGGCGCGCGCTTCGCCGTCTATCACTGCTTTGACAATATCCAGCGGACGCTGACCGGCGACATTCTCTATTATGAAAGCTCGGATCTGGTGGACGCCTATCACCCGCAGACCATTCTGAGCTACGGGCTGAACGATCAGGTGTTGCCGGTGGCCAATGGGGCACCCATTCGCCTGCGTATCGAGCGGGCGCTGGGCTACAAGCAGCCGAAATATCTGCACACGATCGAACTGGTTGATGATCTGTCGAGCTTCGGCAAGGGCAAGGGCGGCTACTGGCCCGATGTCGGCTATGACTGGTATGGCGGGATCTGA
- a CDS encoding DEAD/DEAH box helicase — MNDFISLGLPELLTDSLTAAGFTTPTKIQTQAIPKLLEGRDMMGIAQTGSGKTAAFGLPILAGLLTLNGRPRPLTTRALILAPTRELAVQIDEAIRKFAGTKMKLDTVLLLGGVSRYHQVKRLERGVDIVVATPGRLKDLMDDGKIKLAETRWLVLDEADRMLDMGFIAPVRAVAKAIGHRRHTMMFSATMAPEVADLAKSLLNEPVRVDASVAGSTVVKIDQRVILSGSKAKRGVLNELLANEEEAMERVIIFSRTKHGADRVAKNLEIDGHKAAAIHGNKSQNARQAALKGFSSGDVRILVATDIAARGIDVPGITHVVNYELPDDPENYVHRIGRTGRNGASGQAITLCDGTERGKLRDVERLIRRTLPYTGDLHLANDTGVVEAPRSAYKKPSGGRPGPRSNKNPRKAPGDRRSPAERRPFAEFGKEGGGQAQPHRQPSDTPRSRPAAEGQRTRPAGEGQRSRPAGEGQRSRGGDVARTRPDHAQPGRGVRRDMETGKPMGAKPVGGKPKQRWGKSQKDAGRVSRSNG, encoded by the coding sequence TTGAACGACTTTATTTCTCTGGGCCTTCCTGAACTCCTGACCGACAGCCTGACTGCGGCCGGGTTCACCACGCCCACCAAAATCCAGACCCAGGCCATCCCCAAGCTGCTTGAAGGTCGCGACATGATGGGCATTGCCCAGACCGGTTCGGGCAAGACGGCTGCTTTTGGCCTGCCCATTCTGGCTGGCCTGCTGACCCTGAACGGTCGCCCGCGTCCGCTGACCACCCGCGCGCTCATTCTCGCTCCAACGCGTGAACTGGCCGTGCAGATCGACGAAGCCATCCGCAAGTTCGCCGGCACCAAGATGAAGCTCGATACCGTGCTGCTGCTTGGCGGCGTGTCGCGCTACCACCAGGTCAAGCGCCTCGAGCGCGGCGTTGATATCGTTGTAGCGACCCCTGGTCGCCTCAAGGATCTGATGGATGACGGCAAGATCAAGCTGGCGGAAACCCGCTGGCTGGTGCTCGACGAAGCCGACCGGATGCTCGATATGGGCTTTATCGCTCCTGTGCGCGCCGTCGCCAAGGCCATCGGCCATCGTCGCCACACCATGATGTTCTCTGCCACCATGGCCCCTGAAGTGGCCGATCTGGCCAAGTCACTGCTGAACGAGCCCGTTCGCGTTGATGCTTCGGTTGCCGGCTCCACCGTGGTCAAGATTGACCAGCGCGTGATCCTGTCGGGCTCCAAGGCCAAGCGTGGCGTGCTCAATGAGCTGCTGGCCAACGAAGAAGAAGCCATGGAGCGCGTGATCATCTTCTCGCGCACCAAGCATGGCGCCGACCGGGTTGCCAAGAACCTCGAGATTGACGGCCACAAGGCTGCAGCGATCCACGGCAATAAGAGCCAGAACGCCCGCCAGGCAGCCCTGAAGGGCTTTTCCAGCGGCGATGTCCGTATTCTGGTGGCGACCGATATCGCGGCCCGCGGCATTGACGTTCCCGGCATCACCCATGTGGTGAATTACGAACTGCCAGACGATCCGGAAAATTATGTGCACCGTATTGGCCGTACTGGCCGTAACGGCGCATCGGGTCAGGCGATCACCCTGTGTGATGGCACCGAGCGCGGCAAGCTGCGCGATGTCGAGCGCCTGATCCGCCGCACATTGCCCTATACCGGCGATCTGCATCTGGCCAATGACACCGGCGTGGTGGAAGCACCGCGCTCGGCCTACAAGAAGCCTTCGGGTGGCCGTCCGGGTCCGCGTTCGAACAAGAACCCGCGCAAGGCGCCGGGTGATCGTCGTTCGCCAGCCGAGCGTCGTCCCTTTGCCGAGTTCGGCAAAGAAGGCGGTGGCCAGGCCCAGCCGCATCGTCAGCCAAGCGATACCCCGCGCAGCCGTCCGGCTGCCGAGGGGCAGCGCACCCGTCCAGCGGGTGAAGGCCAGCGTTCGCGTCCAGCGGGTGAAGGCCAGCGTTCGCGCGGTGGTGATGTGGCGCGTACGCGCCCGGATCACGCCCAGCCAGGCCGTGGCGTTCGCCGCGACATGGAAACGGGCAAGCCCATGGGTGCCAAGCCCGTCGGCGGCAAGCCCAAGCAGCGCTGGGGCAAGTCACAGAAAGACGCAGGTCGCGTTAGCCGTAGCAACGGCTAA
- a CDS encoding 2-dehydropantoate 2-reductase, which produces MTKIAIIGPGALGGTIAGWLCQNAAHEVIVCARTPLVDLRVETPVGTLNAAPQVLIDPAPAQPVDWVLVLTKTYDVAAAKVWLDSLVGPGTRVAVLQNGVEHVSRFAALLPGQAIVPAVVDIPASRSAPGRMIQQRLGSIVVPEGDDGADFVGLFGETKIDVSAVADWNSRAWGKLCLNCAGAVAALTQRSTGPVWNDDLEVLVRGLVSECAAVARAEGAVIPDSLIEGVIEGARNAPEGAGNSMSVDRFAGRQMELDARNGVIVRLGKKHGIATPINALFVTLLAASGSPWVT; this is translated from the coding sequence ATGACAAAAATCGCAATTATTGGACCGGGTGCGCTGGGCGGCACGATCGCGGGCTGGCTCTGCCAGAATGCGGCGCATGAGGTGATCGTGTGCGCGCGGACGCCGCTGGTCGATCTGCGGGTGGAGACGCCGGTGGGTACGCTGAATGCAGCGCCCCAGGTGCTGATCGATCCGGCGCCGGCGCAACCGGTTGACTGGGTGCTGGTGCTGACAAAGACCTATGATGTGGCAGCGGCCAAAGTCTGGCTCGACTCCCTGGTGGGGCCGGGCACGCGGGTGGCAGTGCTGCAGAACGGGGTTGAGCATGTGAGCCGGTTTGCCGCGCTGCTGCCGGGACAGGCCATCGTACCGGCGGTGGTGGATATACCGGCCAGCCGTTCCGCGCCCGGCCGCATGATCCAGCAGCGCCTGGGCAGCATCGTGGTGCCCGAGGGTGACGATGGTGCTGACTTCGTCGGTCTGTTTGGTGAAACCAAAATTGATGTCTCGGCAGTGGCGGACTGGAATTCGCGCGCCTGGGGCAAGCTTTGCCTGAACTGTGCAGGCGCGGTGGCGGCGCTGACACAGCGCTCGACCGGGCCGGTGTGGAATGATGATCTTGAAGTGCTGGTGCGCGGGCTGGTCAGCGAGTGCGCTGCGGTGGCGCGGGCCGAGGGCGCGGTGATCCCCGACAGTCTGATTGAAGGCGTTATCGAGGGCGCCCGCAACGCGCCTGAAGGCGCGGGCAATTCGATGTCGGTGGATCGCTTTGCCGGGCGGCAGATGGAGCTTGATGCCCGTAACGGCGTGATTGTGCGGCTAGGCAAAAAGCACGGCATCGCAACGCCGATCAATGCCTTGTTCGTCACCTTGCTGGCCGCCTCGGGCAGTCCCTGGGTGACCTGA
- a CDS encoding alpha,alpha-trehalose-phosphate synthase (UDP-forming) — translation MSRLIVVSNRTPGKGPAAGGLAVALRKTLAEREGFWFGWSGKLVDAPSTEARFEDIDGLSVAQIDLTRSDHHAYYAGFSNSILWPSFHLRLDLATIEGHWYEGYRAVNQQFARALLPLLKPDDIIWVHDYHLIPLASELRNLGARNRIGFYLHIPFPTTDALYAIPHHNELMRDLSRYDLVGMQANRDVSAFTEFADHQSPSSISGNPLKSVDFTRSETGAFPIGSDPDAFAKMAVSPAATKMIRRVERVLPDQRLILGVDRLDYSKGLPQRVEAYEKLLSNDAHFRRSVHMMQIAPPSRDSIKEYQETSDALDAICGRVMGRFAEPDWSPLTYVKRAYGQPSLAGLYRLARVGLVTPLRDGMNLVAHEFVASQDPENPGVLILSRFAGAAEIFDDAILVNPFDTDETAEALRMALDMPLKERIARWETLMAAAHKHSVDNWSHSFLERLTPSDERLSSATRDILYVSSVA, via the coding sequence ATGAGTAGACTGATCGTTGTTTCGAACCGTACACCTGGCAAGGGCCCGGCGGCCGGCGGCTTGGCCGTGGCCCTGCGCAAGACCCTGGCCGAGCGCGAAGGTTTCTGGTTCGGATGGTCAGGCAAGCTCGTGGACGCCCCCTCCACTGAAGCCCGCTTTGAAGACATCGATGGCCTCTCCGTCGCCCAGATTGATCTCACCCGCTCCGATCACCACGCCTATTATGCCGGCTTTTCCAATTCGATCCTCTGGCCCAGCTTCCATCTCCGGCTCGATCTGGCGACCATTGAAGGCCATTGGTATGAAGGCTATCGCGCGGTCAATCAGCAGTTCGCCCGCGCCCTGCTACCCCTGCTCAAACCCGATGACATCATCTGGGTGCACGACTATCACCTGATCCCGCTGGCCAGCGAATTGCGCAATCTGGGCGCGCGCAACCGGATCGGCTTTTATCTGCACATTCCTTTCCCCACCACGGATGCGCTCTACGCCATTCCGCACCATAATGAGCTGATGCGCGACCTGTCGCGCTACGATCTGGTGGGCATGCAGGCCAATCGCGACGTCTCGGCATTCACCGAGTTTGCCGATCACCAGTCGCCTTCCTCGATCTCCGGCAATCCGCTCAAATCGGTCGACTTCACCCGCAGTGAAACCGGCGCCTTCCCCATTGGCTCCGACCCCGACGCCTTTGCCAAAATGGCCGTCAGCCCAGCCGCGACCAAGATGATCCGCCGCGTCGAACGCGTACTGCCCGACCAGCGCCTGATCCTGGGTGTTGATCGCCTCGATTATTCCAAGGGACTGCCGCAACGCGTCGAAGCCTATGAGAAGCTGCTCTCCAACGACGCCCATTTCCGCCGCTCTGTCCACATGATGCAGATTGCGCCGCCATCGCGCGACAGCATCAAGGAATATCAGGAAACCAGTGACGCGCTCGACGCCATTTGCGGTCGCGTTATGGGCCGTTTTGCCGAGCCCGACTGGTCCCCGCTCACCTATGTCAAACGTGCCTATGGCCAACCCAGCCTGGCCGGGCTCTATCGCCTTGCCCGCGTTGGACTGGTGACCCCGCTGCGCGACGGCATGAATCTGGTGGCCCACGAATTTGTCGCCTCGCAGGACCCTGAAAACCCCGGCGTGCTGATCCTGTCGCGCTTTGCCGGTGCCGCCGAAATCTTCGACGACGCCATTCTGGTCAACCCGTTCGATACCGACGAGACCGCCGAGGCCCTGCGCATGGCGCTCGACATGCCGCTCAAGGAACGTATCGCGCGCTGGGAAACCCTGATGGCCGCCGCCCACAAGCACAGCGTCGACAACTGGTCGCACAGCTTCCTCGAACGTCTGACCCCATCCGATGAACGGCTCAGTTCGGCCACACGTGACATTCTCTACGTGTCCTCGGTCGCCTGA